One window from the genome of Mycolicibacterium gadium encodes:
- a CDS encoding acyl-CoA dehydrogenase family protein, with product MAINLELPKKLEAVIDMAHNGAAEMLRPISRKWDLREHEYPVELDTLATLFEGISGANAIAFAGAEAFAAGEAKDTNHNGANMSAVLNVMEVSWGDVALMLSVPRQGLGNAAISSVATREQLAKLGKDVWAAMAITEPGFGSDSAAVTTTAKLDGDEYVINGEKIYVTAGSRATHIVVWATLDKSLGRAAIKSFIVPREHPGVTVERLEDKLGIKASDTAAIRFDNARIPKENLLGSPDIEVEKGFAGVMETFDNTRPVVAAMAVGIARAALEELRKILTDAGVEISYDKPSHVQSAPAAEFLRMESDWESAYLLMVRSAWQADNNIPNSKEASMGKAKAGRVASDTTLKAVELAGTVGYSEQTLLEKWARDSKILDIFEGTQQIQQLVVARRLLGLSSSELK from the coding sequence ATGGCAATCAATCTGGAACTGCCGAAGAAGCTCGAAGCAGTGATCGACATGGCGCACAACGGCGCCGCCGAGATGCTGCGGCCGATCTCACGCAAGTGGGATCTGCGGGAACACGAGTACCCGGTCGAACTCGACACGCTGGCCACCCTCTTCGAGGGTATCTCGGGCGCCAACGCCATCGCCTTCGCGGGCGCCGAGGCGTTCGCCGCCGGGGAGGCCAAGGACACCAACCACAACGGCGCCAACATGTCGGCCGTGCTCAACGTGATGGAAGTCAGTTGGGGTGACGTGGCATTGATGCTGTCCGTGCCCCGCCAGGGTCTCGGCAATGCCGCGATCTCCAGCGTCGCCACCCGCGAACAGCTCGCGAAGCTCGGTAAGGACGTGTGGGCCGCGATGGCGATCACCGAACCGGGCTTCGGCTCCGATTCGGCCGCGGTGACCACCACGGCCAAGCTCGACGGCGACGAGTACGTCATCAACGGTGAGAAGATCTACGTCACCGCCGGATCGCGCGCCACCCACATTGTGGTGTGGGCGACCCTGGACAAGTCGTTGGGCCGTGCGGCGATCAAGTCGTTCATCGTGCCGCGCGAACACCCCGGCGTCACCGTCGAGCGCCTCGAGGACAAGCTCGGCATCAAGGCCTCCGACACGGCCGCCATCCGCTTCGACAACGCGCGCATCCCGAAGGAAAACCTGCTCGGCAGCCCGGACATCGAGGTCGAGAAGGGCTTTGCGGGCGTCATGGAGACGTTCGACAACACCCGGCCTGTCGTCGCCGCGATGGCCGTCGGCATCGCCCGCGCCGCCCTCGAGGAGTTGCGCAAGATCCTCACCGACGCCGGCGTGGAGATCTCCTACGACAAGCCCTCGCACGTGCAGAGCGCGCCCGCGGCGGAGTTCCTGCGGATGGAATCCGATTGGGAGTCCGCGTATCTGCTGATGGTGCGCTCGGCGTGGCAGGCCGACAACAACATCCCGAACTCCAAGGAAGCGTCGATGGGCAAGGCCAAAGCCGGCCGCGTCGCCAGTGACACCACGCTCAAGGCCGTCGAATTGGCAGGTACCGTCGGCTATTCCGAGCAGACCCTGCTGGAAAAGTGGGCCCGCGACAGCAAGATCCTCGACATCTTCGAGGGCACACAGCAGATTCAGCAGCTGGTGGTTGCCCGTCGGCTGCTGGGCCTGTCGTCGTCGGAACTGAAGTAA
- a CDS encoding mechanosensitive ion channel family protein, translated as MTNSNLIAFALGDRWTGFWQGNIGVWILERGVPIALLLIGGLLAARFINWGARRVVRRIDAEYQESDQLVRTESAKHRQAVASVISWVSVALLFVVVSVEVSDTLAIPIGSLVAPAAVLGAALGFGAQRIVQDLLAGFFIITEKQYGFGDLVTLSMVGVDDATGTVEEVTLRVTKLRSNEGEVFTIPNGLIIKSTNLSKDWARAVIDIPVPISADLNEVNSLLHDVCRDAMQDVTLHQLLLDEPSLMGVESIELDTVNVRIVARTLPGKQFEVGRRLRIRVIAALTKAGIVSHTEAQTTSVEAIAHPASAVGAEAESRGAPEKKP; from the coding sequence ATGACGAATAGCAACTTGATCGCATTCGCCTTGGGAGACCGGTGGACCGGTTTCTGGCAGGGCAATATCGGTGTCTGGATCCTCGAGCGAGGGGTCCCGATCGCCCTGCTGCTCATCGGGGGACTGCTGGCTGCCCGATTCATCAACTGGGGCGCGCGCCGCGTGGTGCGGCGGATCGACGCCGAGTACCAGGAAAGCGACCAACTGGTGCGCACCGAGAGCGCGAAGCATCGCCAGGCCGTCGCTTCAGTGATCTCCTGGGTATCGGTCGCACTGTTGTTCGTCGTCGTATCCGTCGAGGTCAGCGACACCTTGGCCATCCCGATAGGGTCGCTCGTGGCGCCAGCCGCGGTTTTGGGTGCGGCGCTGGGTTTCGGTGCCCAGCGGATAGTTCAAGATCTGCTTGCGGGATTTTTCATCATCACCGAAAAGCAGTATGGATTCGGCGATCTGGTGACGTTGTCGATGGTGGGTGTGGACGACGCCACGGGCACGGTCGAAGAGGTCACGCTGCGAGTGACCAAACTGCGCTCCAACGAGGGCGAGGTTTTCACCATTCCGAACGGCCTGATCATCAAGTCCACCAACCTGTCGAAGGACTGGGCACGGGCTGTCATCGACATCCCGGTACCAATCAGCGCCGACCTCAACGAGGTCAACTCGCTGCTGCACGACGTGTGCCGAGATGCGATGCAGGACGTCACCTTGCATCAGTTGTTGCTCGACGAGCCGTCCCTGATGGGAGTGGAGAGCATCGAGCTAGACACCGTCAACGTGCGGATAGTGGCGCGCACGCTCCCGGGCAAGCAATTTGAAGTCGGCCGCCGCCTCCGCATTCGCGTGATTGCCGCCCTCACGAAGGCCGGCATCGTCTCCCACACCGAGGCCCAGACGACTTCTGTCGAAGCGATCGCGCATCCCGCGAGTGCCGTCGGCGCCGAGGCGGAATCCCGCGGAGCGCCGGAGAAGAAACCGTGA
- a CDS encoding acrylyl-CoA reductase family protein, producing MSEVNALVAHQDAEGSITLQHEVVDASFLPDGDVQIAVEYSGINYKDALAITPKGGVAREYPLIPGIDVAGTVTSSSSTEFAVGDRVVAHGYDIGTGRHGGYADTARYPADYVVKLDELTTAEAAAIGTAGFTAAMSVNAIRAAGVQPADGPILVTGATGGVGSVSVDLLAGLGYEVVASSGKAEAHDWLMELGATQVIGRLPAEGEKVRALGKSQWAGVVDSVGGDTLAYALSTLNYGAIAAISGLARSADLPTTVMPFILRGVTLDGIDSVQLPIGARRDMWRQLAGELKPRHLGSITKDVSVLEAPHTLRTIIGGGVTGRTRVVVHDGF from the coding sequence ATGTCTGAAGTCAACGCGTTGGTCGCGCACCAGGACGCCGAGGGATCCATCACGCTGCAGCATGAGGTCGTCGACGCGTCCTTCCTGCCCGACGGCGATGTGCAGATAGCGGTCGAATACTCGGGGATCAACTACAAGGACGCCCTGGCCATCACGCCGAAGGGCGGAGTCGCGCGGGAGTACCCGCTGATTCCCGGCATCGACGTCGCCGGAACGGTCACCTCGAGCTCGTCCACCGAATTCGCGGTGGGTGACCGCGTCGTCGCCCACGGTTACGACATCGGCACCGGTCGCCACGGCGGCTACGCGGACACCGCGCGCTACCCCGCCGACTATGTGGTGAAGCTCGACGAGTTGACGACCGCCGAGGCCGCGGCTATCGGCACGGCGGGATTCACTGCGGCCATGAGCGTCAATGCAATTCGCGCGGCGGGTGTACAGCCGGCCGACGGCCCGATTCTGGTGACCGGTGCGACGGGCGGGGTCGGCAGCGTCAGTGTCGATCTACTGGCCGGACTCGGATACGAGGTCGTAGCGTCCAGCGGCAAGGCCGAAGCCCACGACTGGCTGATGGAACTGGGCGCCACGCAGGTGATCGGTCGGCTCCCCGCGGAGGGGGAGAAGGTCCGAGCGCTCGGCAAGTCGCAGTGGGCCGGCGTCGTCGACAGCGTGGGCGGCGACACCCTGGCCTACGCATTGAGCACGTTGAATTACGGCGCGATCGCAGCGATTTCAGGTCTGGCCCGGTCGGCTGACCTACCGACGACGGTGATGCCGTTCATTCTGCGTGGCGTAACGCTGGACGGCATCGACTCGGTACAGCTGCCGATCGGGGCGCGCCGCGACATGTGGCGTCAACTCGCGGGCGAGCTCAAGCCCCGTCACCTGGGCAGCATCACCAAGGACGTCTCGGTGCTCGAAGCGCCGCACACGTTGCGCACGATCATCGGCGGCGGCGTCACCGGCCGCACGCGAGTCGTCGTACACGACGGATTCTGA
- a CDS encoding FAD-dependent oxidoreductase, whose amino-acid sequence MRPYHVAIVGSGPSGYFAAASLLKFADATDDADVRVDMLEMLPTPWGLVRSGVAPDHPKIKSISAQFEKTALDPRFRFFGNIVVGDHVQAAELAERYDAVIYAVGAQSDRSLGIPGEDLPGSVPAVDFVGWYNAHPHFEEMAPDLSTGRAVVVGNGNVALDVARILVTDPDVLAATDIADHALQSLHDRGVEEVLIIGRRGPLQAPFTTLELRELGHLEGLGDVDVIIDPADFADISDEDLDAAGKTVKNNIKVLRGYGEQTPKGAKRRIVFRFRTSPIEIKGTDKVESIVLGRNELVEEDGRVVAKDTGEREEVPAQLVVRAVGYRGVKLEGLPFHERNGTIPHTDGRIEGRRNEYVVGWIKRGPTGVIGSNKSDSQETVDTLVADLSSASLSDFGSDHAEQLAEWLVERQPKVITDDHWKLIDEHERTSGEPHGRPRVKLTSVAELLRIAHG is encoded by the coding sequence ATGCGTCCCTACCACGTGGCGATCGTCGGCTCCGGCCCCTCGGGCTACTTCGCTGCCGCTTCGCTCCTGAAATTCGCCGACGCCACCGATGACGCGGATGTCCGCGTCGACATGCTGGAGATGCTGCCCACGCCATGGGGGCTGGTGCGCTCGGGCGTCGCACCCGACCACCCCAAGATCAAATCCATCAGCGCCCAGTTCGAGAAAACCGCGCTGGACCCCCGTTTCCGGTTCTTCGGCAACATCGTGGTCGGCGACCACGTGCAGGCTGCTGAGCTGGCCGAACGCTACGACGCGGTGATCTACGCCGTCGGCGCGCAGTCCGATCGATCGTTGGGTATTCCCGGCGAGGATTTGCCCGGCAGCGTGCCCGCCGTCGACTTCGTGGGCTGGTACAACGCCCATCCTCACTTCGAGGAGATGGCGCCGGATCTGTCGACCGGGCGAGCCGTGGTGGTCGGCAACGGCAATGTCGCGCTGGACGTGGCGCGCATCCTGGTGACCGACCCCGATGTGCTGGCCGCAACCGACATCGCCGACCATGCGCTGCAGTCCCTGCACGACCGCGGTGTCGAGGAGGTCCTCATCATCGGCAGGCGCGGTCCGCTGCAGGCCCCGTTCACCACGCTGGAACTGCGGGAACTCGGCCACCTGGAAGGCCTGGGCGACGTCGACGTGATCATCGACCCCGCCGACTTCGCCGATATCTCCGACGAGGATCTGGACGCTGCGGGCAAGACCGTCAAGAACAACATCAAGGTGTTGCGCGGATACGGCGAGCAGACACCGAAGGGCGCCAAGCGCCGCATCGTCTTCCGGTTCCGCACGTCGCCGATCGAGATCAAGGGCACCGACAAGGTCGAGTCCATCGTGCTGGGGCGCAATGAACTGGTCGAAGAGGATGGCCGCGTCGTCGCCAAGGACACCGGCGAACGCGAGGAGGTCCCGGCTCAGTTGGTGGTACGCGCGGTCGGCTATCGCGGGGTGAAGTTGGAAGGTCTGCCGTTCCACGAGCGCAACGGCACGATTCCGCACACGGATGGCCGGATCGAAGGTCGTCGCAACGAGTACGTCGTCGGCTGGATCAAGCGCGGCCCCACCGGAGTCATCGGCAGCAACAAGAGCGACTCGCAGGAAACCGTCGACACGTTGGTCGCCGACCTGTCGTCGGCGTCGCTGTCAGACTTCGGCAGCGATCATGCCGAGCAGCTGGCGGAATGGCTGGTCGAGCGTCAGCCCAAGGTGATCACCGATGACCACTGGAAGCTGATCGACGAACACGAGCGCACCTCCGGCGAGCCGCACGGGCGGCCGCGGGTGAAGCTGACCAGCGTCGCGGAGCTGCTGCGCATCGCCCACGGCTGA
- a CDS encoding acyl-CoA dehydrogenase family protein yields the protein MTNTLPSNDGSARRRKRKGNESAVGLRKHKRTATDVALALVTPLVGQQFLDRYKLREPLNGGLKYGVKQVFSVAGAASRQFKRAAGAQGGPARLKKSGSDYFDLTPDDEQKMIVDTVGEFAEEVMRPSAREADETATYPPDLVAKAAELGVTAINVPEDFDGIAAHRAAVTNVLVAEALAYGDMGLALPILAPAGVASALTHWGSADQQATYLKEFAGENVPQACVAISEPRPLFDPTALKTTAVRTPSGYRLDGVKSLVPAAANAELFIVAAQLNGKPALFIVESSSHGVSVKADPSMGIRAAALGQVELENVIVPLSARLGEGGASDQDYSEAIALSRLGWAALAVGTAHAVLDYVVPYVKERHAFGEPIAHRQAVAFMCANIAIEFDGLRLITWRGAARADQGLPFAREAALAKRLGADKGMQIGLDGVQLLGGHGYTKEHPVERWYRDLRAIGVAEGVVVI from the coding sequence ATGACCAACACCCTGCCGTCGAACGATGGATCCGCACGGCGGCGAAAGCGTAAAGGCAATGAGAGTGCGGTCGGTCTGCGCAAGCACAAGCGCACCGCGACCGACGTGGCCCTGGCACTGGTCACACCGCTGGTCGGCCAACAGTTCCTCGACCGCTACAAACTGCGCGAGCCGCTGAACGGCGGTCTGAAGTACGGCGTGAAGCAGGTGTTCTCAGTCGCCGGCGCGGCCAGCCGTCAGTTCAAGCGTGCCGCCGGCGCCCAGGGCGGGCCCGCCCGGCTGAAGAAGAGCGGCTCGGACTACTTCGATCTCACACCCGACGACGAGCAGAAGATGATCGTCGACACGGTCGGCGAGTTCGCCGAAGAAGTCATGCGTCCGTCGGCTCGCGAGGCCGACGAGACCGCCACCTATCCGCCCGATCTCGTCGCCAAGGCCGCCGAACTGGGCGTCACGGCGATCAATGTCCCCGAAGACTTCGACGGAATCGCCGCCCATCGCGCAGCGGTCACCAACGTGCTGGTCGCCGAGGCGCTGGCCTACGGCGACATGGGACTCGCGCTGCCGATCCTGGCTCCCGCAGGTGTCGCCTCGGCTCTCACCCACTGGGGCAGCGCCGACCAGCAGGCGACCTACCTGAAAGAGTTCGCCGGCGAGAATGTGCCGCAGGCATGCGTGGCGATCTCCGAACCGCGCCCCCTTTTCGATCCGACCGCGCTGAAGACGACGGCGGTTCGCACCCCGAGCGGCTATCGTCTCGACGGCGTCAAGTCACTGGTGCCCGCCGCCGCGAACGCCGAATTATTCATTGTGGCAGCACAACTCAACGGCAAGCCGGCGCTGTTCATCGTCGAATCGTCGTCGCACGGTGTATCCGTCAAAGCGGACCCGAGCATGGGTATCCGGGCCGCGGCGCTCGGACAGGTCGAACTGGAGAACGTCATCGTCCCGCTGTCCGCGCGTCTTGGCGAGGGCGGGGCCAGCGATCAGGACTATTCGGAGGCCATCGCGCTGTCCCGCCTCGGCTGGGCCGCGCTGGCGGTCGGCACGGCGCACGCGGTGCTCGACTACGTGGTGCCATATGTCAAGGAGCGGCACGCATTCGGTGAGCCGATCGCGCACCGGCAGGCAGTCGCGTTCATGTGCGCCAACATCGCGATCGAGTTCGACGGTCTGCGATTGATCACCTGGCGCGGTGCCGCACGCGCCGACCAGGGTCTGCCGTTCGCCCGGGAAGCGGCGCTGGCCAAGCGACTCGGCGCCGACAAGGGCATGCAGATCGGACTCGACGGAGTGCAACTGCTCGGTGGCCACGGCTACACCAAGGAGCACCCGGTCGAACGCTGGTACCGCGATCTGCGGGCGATCGGCGTCGCCGAGGGCGTCGTCGTTATCTAG
- the prfB gene encoding peptide chain release factor 2 has protein sequence MDPDRQADIAALDSTLTTVERVLDVEGLRVRIEKLEHEASDPNLWDDQSRAQKVTSELSHTQGELRRVEELRQRLDDLPVLYEMASEEEGAGAAEAEAEADAELKKLREDLEAMEVRTLLSGEYDAREALVNIRSGAGGVDAADWAEMLMRMYIRWAEQHDYPVEVFDTSYAEEAGIKSATFAVHAPYAYGTLSVEQGTHRLVRISPFDNQGRRQTSFAEVEVLPVTETTDHIDIPEADVRVDVYRSSGPGGQSVNTTDSAVRLTHIPTGIVVTCQNEKSQLQNKVSAMRVLQAKLLERKRLEERAEMDALKGDGGSSWGNQMRSYVLHPYQMVKDLRTEYEVGNPTSVLDGDIDGFLEAGIRWRNRRDDE, from the coding sequence GTGGATCCCGACCGGCAAGCCGATATCGCAGCACTTGACTCCACCCTGACGACGGTGGAGCGGGTGCTCGACGTCGAGGGCCTGCGTGTCCGGATCGAGAAGCTCGAACACGAGGCCTCTGACCCGAACCTGTGGGACGACCAGTCGCGGGCGCAGAAAGTCACCAGCGAGCTGTCCCACACCCAGGGCGAACTGCGCCGCGTCGAGGAACTCCGGCAGCGCCTCGATGACCTGCCCGTGCTCTACGAGATGGCCTCCGAAGAAGAGGGAGCGGGCGCCGCGGAAGCCGAAGCCGAGGCCGACGCCGAGCTCAAAAAGCTGCGCGAGGACCTCGAGGCGATGGAGGTCCGCACGCTGCTGTCCGGCGAGTACGACGCGCGTGAGGCGCTGGTCAACATCCGGTCCGGCGCGGGCGGGGTGGACGCGGCGGACTGGGCCGAGATGTTGATGCGCATGTACATCCGCTGGGCCGAGCAGCACGACTACCCGGTCGAGGTGTTCGACACGTCCTACGCCGAAGAGGCGGGCATCAAGAGCGCGACCTTCGCGGTGCACGCGCCGTACGCGTACGGCACATTGTCGGTGGAGCAGGGCACCCACCGGCTGGTGCGCATCAGCCCGTTCGACAACCAGGGCAGGCGCCAGACCTCTTTCGCCGAAGTAGAAGTGTTGCCCGTCACCGAAACCACCGACCACATAGACATTCCCGAGGCTGACGTGCGTGTCGACGTCTACCGATCCAGTGGACCGGGCGGTCAGTCGGTGAACACCACCGACTCAGCGGTTCGACTCACGCACATCCCGACCGGTATCGTGGTCACCTGCCAGAACGAGAAGTCGCAGTTGCAGAACAAGGTCTCGGCAATGCGGGTTCTTCAGGCAAAGTTGTTGGAACGCAAGCGTTTAGAGGAGCGCGCCGAAATGGATGCCCTGAAGGGCGACGGCGGAAGCTCGTGGGGAAATCAGATGCGTTCTTACGTTTTGCATCCGTATCAAATGGTAAAGGACTTGCGCACCGAGTATGAGGTCGGCAATCCGACTTCAGTGCTGGACGGAGACATCGACGGGTTCCTCGAGGCCGGAATCCGTTGGCGCAATAGACGAGATGACGAATAG
- the ftsE gene encoding cell division ATP-binding protein FtsE — protein sequence MITLDHVSKMYKSSARPALDNVSVKIDKGEFVFLIGPSGSGKSTFMRLLLAEETPSSGDIRVSKFHVNKLAGRHIPGLRQVLGCVFQDFRLLQQKTVFENVAFALEVIGKRSEVINRVVPDVLEMVGLSGKANRLPTELSGGEQQRVAIARAFVNRPLVLLADEPTGNLDPETSKDIMDLLERINRTGTTVVMATHDHHIVDSMRQRVVELELGRLVRDEQRGVYGMDR from the coding sequence ATGATCACCCTTGACCATGTCTCGAAGATGTATAAGTCGTCGGCGCGGCCGGCGCTCGACAATGTGTCGGTCAAGATCGACAAGGGTGAGTTCGTTTTCCTCATCGGCCCGTCGGGTTCGGGCAAGTCCACCTTCATGCGGTTGCTGCTCGCCGAGGAGACTCCCTCCTCAGGCGACATCCGGGTGTCGAAGTTCCACGTCAACAAGCTGGCCGGTCGCCACATCCCGGGCCTGCGGCAGGTGCTGGGCTGCGTCTTCCAGGATTTCCGGCTGTTGCAGCAGAAAACGGTGTTCGAGAACGTCGCCTTCGCGCTGGAGGTCATCGGGAAGCGCTCCGAGGTGATCAATCGTGTGGTGCCCGATGTCTTGGAGATGGTCGGCCTGTCCGGCAAGGCCAACCGGCTGCCCACCGAGCTGTCCGGTGGTGAACAACAGCGGGTCGCGATCGCCCGGGCGTTCGTCAATCGGCCGCTGGTGCTGCTTGCCGACGAGCCGACCGGCAACCTCGACCCTGAGACCAGCAAGGACATCATGGACCTACTCGAGCGCATCAACCGCACCGGGACGACGGTGGTGATGGCCACTCACGACCACCACATCGTCGACTCGATGCGCCAGCGTGTCGTGGAGTTGGAATTGGGCAGGCTGGTTCGCGATGAGCAGCGCGGCGTCTACGGAATGGATCGCTAG
- the hisN gene encoding histidinol-phosphatase: MTTVGDDIRNDVAFALQMADAADAQTLARFGALDLRVETKPDLTPVTDADRSVEELVREALAAQRPDDVVLGEEFGGTAVFSGRQWVVDPIDGTKNFVRGVPVWATLIALLDDGVPVVGVVSAPALHRRWWAGGGEGAFTSFGGQTRRISVSGVDDIASASLTYSDLTTGWDGLRPRFLELTDEVWRVRGYGDFWSYCLVAEGAVDIAVEPEVKLWDLAALDILVREAGGTFTSVAGQPGPHGGSAVATNGKLHDAVLARLR, encoded by the coding sequence ATGACGACCGTTGGCGATGACATCCGCAATGATGTTGCCTTCGCGCTCCAGATGGCCGACGCCGCCGACGCGCAGACGCTGGCTCGTTTCGGCGCGCTGGATCTTCGGGTCGAGACGAAACCGGACCTCACTCCCGTGACGGATGCCGATCGCTCGGTCGAGGAGCTGGTCCGAGAGGCGTTGGCGGCGCAACGGCCCGATGACGTCGTGCTCGGTGAAGAGTTTGGCGGTACAGCGGTTTTCAGCGGCCGCCAGTGGGTCGTCGACCCCATCGACGGAACGAAGAACTTCGTCCGCGGCGTTCCGGTGTGGGCCACGTTGATCGCGTTGCTCGACGACGGCGTGCCCGTGGTGGGCGTCGTCAGCGCTCCCGCGCTGCACCGGCGCTGGTGGGCCGGCGGTGGCGAGGGCGCCTTCACATCGTTCGGCGGGCAGACGCGGCGCATCTCCGTGTCCGGCGTCGACGACATCGCCTCGGCAAGCCTGACGTACTCCGATCTCACCACCGGGTGGGACGGTTTACGCCCACGATTCCTGGAGCTCACCGACGAGGTGTGGCGGGTTCGCGGTTACGGCGACTTCTGGTCCTACTGCTTGGTCGCCGAGGGCGCCGTGGACATCGCCGTCGAACCGGAGGTGAAGCTGTGGGACCTGGCCGCCCTCGACATCCTGGTGCGGGAGGCGGGCGGCACGTTCACGAGCGTCGCGGGGCAGCCGGGCCCTCACGGTGGAAGCGCCGTCGCCACCAACGGGAAGCTGCACGACGCTGTGCTCGCGCGTCTCCGATAG
- a CDS encoding WS/DGAT/MGAT family O-acyltransferase: MQQLSWTDDMMLRAERPETPMQIQMLLIYDPATAPGGRVTFKGILEEVDSRLHLAPTFRRRLTELPGGLHKPYWVDDPNFDLEYHVRHIALPQPGDWRQLCIQIARIHARQIDLRRPPWEMTVIEGLNSVPGVPPGSFAVGLKLHHCAADGMESVELMAALHGLEPDGPRPEAPEKPWAPDEPPSTSTLVSKTAVNIASYPLRASGVVVPNALKAVRQLAGMPTKLVGGVASALASRPGPLFAPSTRFNNAASPHRVFEARFHDFADFQRIKASVPGATINDVAVAYVGGTLRRYLQDHDELPEQTLVSACPASIRDSNEKGAGGNRLFGRLQSLQTDSSDPLERLAMISEQSAGFRDSSDTANTSQLMELVGLVPTTLLGLTVKAASAMPFSGPTIANTTVSNVPGPTVPVYFAGARLVRVTGMGPLIAGMNLFHVIASYNGTVSMGVTADRDALPDPAHYAECMQAAFDELLAAAG; this comes from the coding sequence GTGCAGCAGCTGAGCTGGACCGATGACATGATGTTGCGCGCCGAGCGTCCCGAGACTCCGATGCAGATCCAGATGCTGTTGATCTATGACCCGGCGACGGCGCCCGGCGGGCGGGTCACCTTCAAAGGCATCCTCGAAGAGGTCGACAGCCGGCTGCACCTCGCGCCGACATTTCGGCGGCGGCTGACCGAACTCCCCGGCGGCCTGCACAAGCCGTATTGGGTGGACGACCCCAACTTCGATCTCGAATACCACGTCCGCCACATTGCGCTGCCGCAGCCAGGAGACTGGCGTCAGTTGTGCATCCAGATCGCGCGCATCCATGCCCGGCAGATCGACTTGCGCCGTCCGCCGTGGGAGATGACCGTCATCGAGGGACTCAACTCGGTGCCCGGTGTACCGCCGGGATCGTTCGCGGTCGGCCTGAAGCTCCACCACTGCGCGGCCGACGGCATGGAAAGCGTCGAGCTGATGGCCGCGCTGCACGGCCTCGAACCCGACGGTCCACGCCCCGAGGCACCCGAAAAGCCATGGGCGCCAGACGAACCGCCGTCAACAAGCACGCTCGTGTCGAAGACCGCAGTCAACATCGCGTCATATCCATTGCGGGCGAGCGGTGTCGTGGTTCCCAACGCGCTGAAAGCGGTTCGCCAATTGGCGGGTATGCCAACCAAACTCGTCGGTGGCGTCGCTTCGGCGCTGGCGTCGAGACCGGGCCCGCTGTTTGCGCCCAGCACCAGATTCAACAACGCGGCCTCGCCTCACCGGGTGTTCGAGGCGCGCTTCCACGACTTCGCCGACTTTCAGCGCATCAAAGCGAGCGTGCCGGGAGCGACGATCAACGACGTCGCCGTGGCCTACGTGGGCGGAACGCTGAGACGCTATCTCCAGGACCACGACGAGTTGCCCGAGCAGACACTGGTGTCCGCCTGCCCGGCGTCGATCCGGGACTCCAACGAGAAGGGGGCGGGGGGCAACCGGTTGTTCGGCAGATTGCAGTCGCTGCAGACGGATTCGTCCGATCCGCTCGAACGGCTGGCGATGATCTCCGAGCAGTCGGCCGGATTCCGGGATAGCTCCGATACGGCGAACACGAGTCAACTGATGGAACTCGTCGGACTGGTGCCCACCACACTGTTGGGCTTGACCGTCAAGGCGGCGTCGGCGATGCCGTTCAGCGGCCCGACGATCGCCAACACGACGGTGAGCAATGTGCCGGGCCCGACGGTGCCGGTCTATTTCGCCGGCGCACGACTTGTCCGGGTCACCGGTATGGGTCCGTTGATCGCGGGAATGAACCTGTTTCACGTCATCGCAAGCTACAACGGCACCGTCTCGATGGGCGTCACCGCAGACCGTGACGCGCTGCCGGATCCCGCTCACTATGCCGAGTGCATGCAGGCCGCGTTCGACGAACTGTTGGCAGCGGCCGGTTAG